One Desulfomicrobium escambiense DSM 10707 DNA segment encodes these proteins:
- a CDS encoding TVP38/TMEM64 family protein, giving the protein MRKRLWLGLGVLAAVALFFALDLQRFLSLAAVQGSLGALRDAYAEHGPLMVGGYFLCYVLMAALSLPGATVMGLAGGAVFGFWVGTLAVSFASTIGATLAFLMSRYLLRDAVQRRFGDRLAAVNDGVAREGAWYLFTLRLIPVFPFFVINLVMGLTPMPARTFYWVSQLGMLGGTMVYVNAGRELGRLKSLSGILSPSMLLAFALLGLFPLMVKKAVARVRAQKKGRTAPLS; this is encoded by the coding sequence ATGAGGAAGAGGCTCTGGCTGGGCCTGGGCGTCTTGGCCGCCGTGGCCCTGTTCTTCGCCCTGGACCTGCAGCGCTTCCTGAGTTTGGCTGCCGTTCAGGGCTCCCTTGGTGCCCTACGGGATGCCTACGCCGAGCACGGCCCGCTCATGGTCGGCGGGTATTTCCTGTGCTACGTGCTCATGGCCGCCCTGAGCCTGCCCGGGGCCACGGTCATGGGCCTGGCCGGCGGGGCGGTCTTCGGCTTCTGGGTGGGCACCCTGGCCGTGTCCTTCGCCTCGACCATCGGCGCGACCCTGGCCTTCCTCATGTCGCGCTACCTGCTGCGCGACGCGGTCCAGCGCCGCTTCGGCGACAGGCTCGCGGCAGTGAACGATGGCGTGGCGCGGGAGGGGGCCTGGTACCTCTTCACCCTGCGCCTCATCCCGGTCTTCCCCTTCTTCGTCATCAACCTGGTCATGGGCCTGACGCCCATGCCTGCGCGGACCTTCTACTGGGTCTCGCAGCTGGGCATGCTCGGCGGGACCATGGTCTACGTCAACGCCGGCAGGGAGCTGGGGCGCCTTAAGTCCCTGTCGGGCATCCTTTCCCCCTCCATGCTTCTGGCCTTTGCGCTGCTGGGCCTTTTTCCCCTGATGGTGAAAAAGGCCGTAGCCCGGGTCCGGGCGCAAAAAAAGGGGCGCACTGCGCCCCTGTCGTAA
- a CDS encoding universal stress protein has product MNRHILLTVSDNYSSLFAVRFTAGFFSRFEDLNITLLYVAPNPKAGLTEAEILQDYGNLSRREAQTRNLAQTALDKAEEILIMKRFPKENIHRKIAFKQLGTANDIIQEGITGMYDAIALGRRGLSRLEELIDQSVSKQVFTTPMDIPLWICRGHEKPEPKILLCTDGSPASLRCADHVGFMLKNEPEHRVDLLHVVAHASSAVPAEALAATRRMLEDNGIAANRITQQVVEGVNTADTILSVAREGGYGVLATGRTGRGETRSLHLLGSVSMNLLKHLESATLWISH; this is encoded by the coding sequence ATGAACAGACACATCCTGCTGACCGTCAGTGACAACTACAGTTCCCTTTTCGCCGTCCGTTTCACGGCAGGTTTCTTCAGCCGTTTCGAGGACCTGAACATAACCCTGCTCTATGTCGCTCCCAACCCCAAGGCCGGCCTGACCGAGGCCGAAATACTGCAGGATTACGGCAACCTGTCCCGGCGGGAGGCGCAGACGCGCAACCTGGCCCAGACGGCCCTGGACAAGGCCGAGGAAATCCTGATCATGAAGCGCTTCCCCAAGGAGAACATCCACCGGAAGATCGCCTTCAAGCAGCTCGGCACGGCCAACGACATCATCCAGGAGGGCATCACCGGCATGTACGACGCCATCGCCCTCGGCCGCCGCGGACTGTCGCGCCTGGAGGAGCTCATCGACCAAAGCGTCAGCAAGCAGGTATTCACCACGCCCATGGACATCCCCCTGTGGATATGCCGCGGTCACGAGAAGCCGGAACCCAAGATCCTGCTCTGCACGGACGGCTCCCCGGCCAGCCTGCGCTGCGCCGACCACGTCGGGTTCATGCTGAAGAACGAGCCGGAACACCGCGTCGACCTGCTGCACGTCGTGGCCCACGCCTCTTCCGCCGTCCCCGCCGAGGCCCTGGCAGCCACACGGCGCATGCTCGAGGACAATGGCATCGCCGCCAACCGCATCACACAGCAGGTCGTCGAGGGGGTGAACACCGCCGACACCATCCTGAGCGTGGCCCGCGAAGGCGGCTATGGCGTGCTGGCCACGGGACGCACGGGCCGGGGCGAAACCCGCAGCCTGCACCTGCTCGGCTCGGTCAGCATGAACCTGCTCAAGCACCTCGAATCGGCGACGCTCTGGATCAGCCACTAG
- a CDS encoding transglutaminase-like domain-containing protein, whose protein sequence is MKHLIHAAILVLALLFAGCAKPAAHRAAEPATASMPDSANPNAAEMAAFAQAYPEGSDQARAAAFLLENLPLSDRLSMTAADLRENVDYAFLARSLMPWGSRVPWDVFLHYVLPHRTSQEPFQPNRAMLFRELGPLCATAESTEEALSRVGAWCAAKAQYRPTSRRDLGVRSILDAGWGRCEETNILFIAAARAAGLPVRQAMVPWWQHADGNHAWVEAWTEDGWKFLESGTEFSELNRTWFAAQAPRMPKVAALVFGRSSDPSVYRTGPGYSLADNTAPYVRPVPVRVRVTVAHDQPVPGHDVYFSVYSLGGVRPVTKAVTDNRGLAATTLGPGVFFVSSSAGESLAWTMLDTRDMEDMEIRLSLDSPRPLPGVLQFASPEASAEPFDATPSPELGRLREERAKRWDPLLQGLPKPLRQNLALAGDRAADWLRLLRSEPASPWILPLLESLDDKDLLQADPDALARETELAIEARRAAQQAGLAVDDETFLRYVLSPRIHLEPWSPWRSELLPWLGGSLSQPVRAKVETVRKRVEKLEKLEPSIMGSPLTPAQTHAAGYLATSMDKGVLATAALRTLGVPARYQPDFDGVEYFDGAKWNFWELEPRAPASGALRLTGEGELRPLLDFGVARVEKGHLRPLDDLPWEQDGEALRCALQPGPYLLVLPRREGLRATVRLKEFSVTADAVTDETVQGVNAAGQ, encoded by the coding sequence ATGAAACACCTCATCCATGCCGCGATCCTTGTCCTCGCCCTGCTCTTCGCGGGTTGCGCCAAACCGGCCGCGCACCGTGCGGCCGAACCCGCCACGGCCTCCATGCCCGATTCGGCCAACCCCAACGCCGCGGAGATGGCCGCCTTCGCACAAGCCTACCCGGAAGGATCGGATCAAGCCAGAGCCGCCGCCTTTCTTCTCGAAAACCTGCCCCTGTCCGACCGGCTGTCCATGACCGCCGCCGACCTGCGCGAAAACGTCGACTACGCCTTCCTGGCCCGCAGCCTCATGCCCTGGGGCTCCCGCGTGCCGTGGGACGTCTTCCTGCACTACGTCCTGCCCCACCGCACCAGCCAGGAGCCGTTCCAGCCCAACCGGGCCATGCTCTTCCGCGAGCTCGGGCCTCTGTGCGCCACGGCCGAAAGCACGGAGGAGGCCCTGTCGCGCGTGGGGGCGTGGTGTGCCGCCAAGGCGCAGTACCGCCCAACCTCGCGCCGCGACCTGGGCGTGCGGTCCATCCTCGACGCCGGGTGGGGGCGCTGCGAGGAGACCAACATCCTGTTCATCGCCGCGGCCAGGGCCGCCGGCCTGCCCGTGCGCCAGGCCATGGTCCCGTGGTGGCAGCACGCCGACGGCAACCACGCCTGGGTCGAAGCCTGGACCGAGGACGGCTGGAAATTCCTGGAAAGCGGCACGGAGTTCTCCGAGCTGAACCGAACCTGGTTCGCGGCCCAGGCCCCGCGCATGCCCAAGGTGGCGGCACTGGTCTTCGGCCGGTCCTCGGACCCTTCGGTGTACCGCACCGGTCCCGGCTATTCCCTGGCCGACAACACGGCCCCCTACGTCCGCCCCGTGCCCGTACGGGTCCGCGTGACCGTGGCCCACGACCAGCCGGTGCCGGGGCACGACGTCTATTTCTCCGTCTACTCCCTGGGCGGCGTGCGGCCCGTGACCAAGGCCGTGACCGACAACCGCGGCCTGGCCGCGACCACCCTCGGTCCGGGCGTCTTTTTCGTCTCCAGCTCCGCAGGCGAGTCCCTGGCCTGGACCATGCTCGACACCCGCGACATGGAGGACATGGAGATCCGTCTGTCCCTGGACTCCCCGCGCCCCCTGCCCGGCGTGCTGCAATTCGCGTCGCCCGAGGCGTCCGCCGAGCCCTTCGACGCCACGCCCAGCCCGGAACTGGGGCGCCTGCGGGAAGAGCGCGCGAAACGCTGGGACCCGCTGCTGCAGGGTCTGCCGAAACCCCTGCGCCAGAACCTGGCCCTGGCGGGCGACCGCGCGGCCGACTGGCTGCGCCTCCTGAGGTCCGAGCCGGCTTCGCCCTGGATCCTCCCCCTGCTCGAATCCCTGGACGACAAGGACCTCCTGCAGGCCGACCCGGACGCCCTCGCCCGGGAGACGGAACTGGCCATCGAAGCCCGACGGGCCGCCCAACAGGCGGGCCTTGCCGTGGACGACGAGACGTTCCTGCGCTACGTCCTCTCCCCGCGCATCCATCTCGAACCGTGGTCCCCCTGGCGCTCGGAACTGCTGCCCTGGCTCGGCGGCTCCCTGTCCCAGCCCGTGCGGGCCAAGGTCGAGACCGTGCGCAAGCGGGTCGAGAAGCTCGAAAAGCTGGAGCCGTCCATCATGGGCTCCCCCCTCACGCCGGCCCAGACCCACGCCGCTGGCTACCTCGCCACGTCCATGGACAAGGGCGTCCTGGCCACGGCCGCCCTGCGCACCCTGGGTGTTCCGGCCCGCTACCAGCCCGATTTCGACGGCGTGGAATACTTCGACGGCGCGAAATGGAACTTCTGGGAACTGGAGCCTCGCGCCCCGGCCAGCGGGGCCCTGCGGCTGACGGGAGAAGGGGAACTCAGGCCGCTGCTCGATTTCGGCGTGGCTCGGGTCGAAAAGGGACACCTGCGCCCCCTGGACGACCTGCCGTGGGAGCAGGACGGGGAGGCCTTGCGCTGCGCCCTGCAGCCGGGGCCGTACCTGCTCGTCCTGCCGCGCCGGGAGGGACTGCGCGCCACGGTCCGTCTCAAGGAGTTCTCCGTCACCGCCGACGCCGTGACCGATGAAACCGTCCAGGGCGTGAACGCGGCAGGCCAGTGA
- the murJ gene encoding murein biosynthesis integral membrane protein MurJ: MSTNRTIARNASIVSGATMLSRGLGLVRDLIMAYTLGASVLADAFFVAFRVPNLLRSLFAEGSLTMAFVPTFVRLRQEQGDRAAFVLARSIQFWLVVILGILTLLVLLFPKAVTLLIASGFAAKRPDMFELTASLVQICFPYILFISGVALCMGVLNSMGHFLVPALAPCILNIVLIAASLLAIAVGGNVAVYLAWGVLVAGLGQWLLQQPILRAKGFSWAGPVEPLSPGVRRIGVLMLPTILGSAVYQINILIGTGMASFLPEGSVSYLYYADRLFQFPLGVFGVAVGVATLPSLSSLAAPERREEFRDTLASSLGLTLFVNLPAAAGLAGLSLPLVELLFGRGQFSETAVHGTALALLGYVIGLPAFSSVRSLASAYYALGDTRTPVRVAMGCLVVYVATGFVSMQYLGHVGLALASSMSAWVNVLLLGYFLRRHLGPWFRVGRDLLASLGLSFALLAGCWASTGLGRVSLLLIPLWAAAYMALGLGLGVSQARLFADVLGRRLGRGKA, encoded by the coding sequence GTGTCCACCAACAGAACCATCGCCAGGAACGCCTCCATCGTCTCCGGCGCAACCATGCTCAGCCGCGGGCTGGGGCTCGTGCGGGACCTGATCATGGCCTATACCCTGGGCGCGTCCGTGCTGGCCGACGCCTTCTTCGTGGCCTTCCGCGTGCCCAACCTGCTCAGGAGCCTCTTCGCCGAAGGGTCCCTGACCATGGCCTTCGTGCCGACCTTCGTGCGCTTGCGGCAGGAGCAGGGGGACCGGGCCGCCTTTGTCCTGGCCCGCTCCATTCAGTTCTGGCTGGTCGTCATTCTGGGAATCCTGACTCTCCTCGTCCTGCTTTTTCCCAAGGCCGTGACCCTGCTCATCGCCTCGGGCTTCGCGGCCAAGCGACCCGATATGTTCGAGCTGACGGCCTCCCTCGTGCAGATCTGCTTCCCCTACATCCTGTTCATTTCCGGCGTGGCCCTGTGCATGGGCGTGCTGAACAGCATGGGCCACTTCCTCGTGCCCGCCCTGGCGCCGTGCATCCTGAACATCGTGCTCATCGCGGCCAGCCTCCTGGCCATAGCCGTGGGCGGGAACGTGGCCGTGTACCTGGCCTGGGGCGTGCTCGTGGCGGGCCTGGGACAGTGGCTCCTGCAGCAGCCCATCCTGCGCGCCAAGGGGTTCTCCTGGGCCGGGCCCGTGGAGCCCCTGAGCCCGGGTGTGCGCCGCATCGGCGTCCTGATGTTGCCGACCATCCTGGGCTCGGCCGTGTACCAGATCAACATTCTCATCGGCACGGGCATGGCGTCCTTCCTGCCCGAAGGGTCGGTCTCCTATCTCTACTACGCCGACAGGCTCTTCCAGTTCCCCCTGGGCGTTTTCGGCGTGGCCGTGGGCGTGGCCACCCTGCCGTCCCTGTCCTCCCTGGCCGCGCCCGAGCGGCGGGAGGAGTTCCGGGACACCCTGGCCTCGTCCCTGGGCCTGACGCTGTTCGTCAACCTGCCGGCGGCGGCCGGGCTGGCCGGGCTGTCCCTGCCCCTGGTGGAGCTGCTCTTCGGTCGCGGGCAATTCTCGGAGACTGCGGTGCACGGGACGGCCCTGGCCCTGCTGGGCTACGTCATCGGCCTGCCCGCCTTTTCGAGCGTGCGATCCCTGGCCTCGGCCTACTACGCCCTGGGCGACACGCGGACCCCGGTGCGTGTGGCCATGGGCTGCCTTGTGGTCTACGTCGCCACGGGCTTCGTCTCCATGCAGTATCTGGGGCACGTGGGACTGGCCCTGGCCTCGTCCATGTCGGCCTGGGTCAACGTGCTGCTGCTGGGGTATTTCCTGCGCCGCCACCTGGGGCCCTGGTTCCGGGTGGGCCGCGACCTCCTCGCGTCTCTGGGCCTGAGTTTTGCGCTGCTGGCCGGATGCTGGGCCAGCACGGGGCTTGGGCGCGTCAGCCTGCTCCTCATCCCGCTGTGGGCGGCGGCGTACATGGCCCTGGGCCTTGGCCTGGGAGTGAGCCAAGCCCGCCTTTTCGCCGACGTCCTGGGCCGCCGCCTGGGTCGCGGCAAGGCCTGA
- a CDS encoding LL-diaminopimelate aminotransferase: MIRINENYLKLKASYLFADIARRVSTFQQANPDKKIIRLGIGDVTQPLPRAVVDAFHQGVDEMADAATFRGYGPEQGYDFLRELIAREDFQSRGADVAADEIFVSDGAKCDTGNIQELFAGDIRIAIPDPVYPVYVDTNVMAGRTGGSVNGRYEGLVYLDATSANGFIPALPDQPVDLIYLCYPNNPTGATITKAQLKEWVDYAREHKALILFDAAYEAFIRDPELPRSIYEIEGAREVAIEFRSMSKTAGFTGTRLAFTVVPRSCMAWDAQGNAHSLHAMWNRRHTTKFNGVSYPVQKAAAAVYSPEGKAQATALVDGYLRNAGIIRNEMTALGYECVGGENSPYVWIDGKMGSWDFFDMLLNKAAVVCTPGAGFGACGEGYIRISAFNSLANVQEAMERLRSVLK; the protein is encoded by the coding sequence ATGATCCGCATCAACGAGAACTACCTGAAGCTCAAGGCCTCCTATCTGTTCGCCGACATCGCCCGCCGCGTGAGCACATTCCAGCAGGCCAACCCGGACAAGAAGATCATCCGCCTGGGCATCGGGGACGTGACCCAACCCCTGCCGAGGGCCGTGGTGGACGCCTTCCACCAGGGCGTGGACGAGATGGCTGACGCCGCCACCTTCCGCGGCTACGGTCCCGAGCAGGGCTACGACTTCCTGCGCGAACTGATCGCCCGCGAGGATTTCCAGTCCCGCGGCGCCGACGTCGCGGCCGACGAGATCTTCGTCAGCGACGGCGCCAAGTGCGACACGGGCAACATCCAGGAGCTTTTCGCCGGCGACATCCGCATCGCCATCCCCGACCCGGTCTACCCCGTCTACGTGGACACCAACGTCATGGCCGGCCGCACGGGCGGCAGCGTGAACGGCCGCTACGAGGGCCTGGTCTACCTTGACGCCACCAGCGCCAACGGCTTCATCCCGGCCCTGCCCGACCAGCCCGTGGACCTCATCTACCTGTGCTACCCCAACAACCCCACGGGCGCGACCATCACCAAGGCCCAGCTCAAGGAGTGGGTCGACTACGCACGTGAGCACAAGGCCCTGATCCTTTTCGACGCGGCCTACGAGGCCTTCATCCGCGACCCCGAGCTGCCTCGGTCCATCTACGAGATCGAGGGCGCGCGTGAGGTGGCCATCGAGTTCCGTTCCATGTCCAAGACCGCGGGCTTCACGGGCACACGCCTGGCCTTCACCGTGGTGCCCAGGTCCTGCATGGCCTGGGACGCGCAGGGCAACGCACACAGCCTGCACGCCATGTGGAACCGCCGCCACACCACCAAGTTCAACGGCGTGTCCTACCCCGTCCAGAAGGCCGCCGCGGCCGTCTACTCGCCCGAGGGCAAGGCCCAGGCCACGGCCCTGGTGGACGGATACCTGCGCAACGCCGGCATCATCCGCAACGAGATGACGGCCCTGGGCTACGAGTGCGTGGGCGGGGAGAACTCCCCGTACGTCTGGATCGACGGCAAGATGGGCTCGTGGGACTTCTTCGACATGCTCCTGAACAAGGCCGCCGTGGTCTGCACGCCCGGCGCCGGCTTCGGGGCTTGCGGCGAGGGCTACATCCGCATCTCGGCTTTCAACAGCCTGGCCAATGTCCAGGAAGCCATGGAGCGCCTGCGCTCCGTGCTGAAGTAG
- a CDS encoding tRNA1(Val) (adenine(37)-N6)-methyltransferase: MDQAAVGLARERFPRGLSQPPHGFRFSLDALLLAAFAGRERVRGRVLDLGTGCGVVGLGLALEHPDFFGVGLDVNPGMLTHARENARRLGLADRFAFLAGNVRFPGCLAPESADLVLCNPPYRDPSSGRVCPDAFKTMARFEAGASLADFVRAAALTVRNRKPCAFIHLAERADELLHLLRQARLQPKEILFVHPNLHSPARLALVRSLKNGGPGLTVAAPLSLHEGEGESSRLTAGALAFCPRLACNAGGGEGGAQGKKNPA; this comes from the coding sequence ATGGACCAGGCGGCTGTCGGCCTGGCCCGGGAGCGGTTTCCGCGCGGGCTGTCCCAGCCGCCGCACGGATTCCGTTTTTCTCTCGACGCGCTCCTGCTGGCGGCCTTCGCCGGCCGGGAGCGGGTGCGGGGCCGGGTGCTCGATCTGGGCACCGGTTGCGGGGTGGTGGGGCTCGGTCTGGCCCTGGAGCATCCCGATTTTTTTGGGGTCGGTCTCGACGTGAATCCGGGCATGCTCACACATGCCCGGGAAAACGCCCGCCGTTTGGGCCTTGCGGACCGCTTCGCCTTTCTGGCCGGGAATGTGCGCTTTCCCGGCTGCCTCGCGCCCGAGAGCGCGGATCTGGTGCTGTGCAATCCGCCCTACCGTGATCCGTCCAGTGGCCGGGTCTGTCCGGACGCGTTCAAAACCATGGCCCGGTTCGAGGCCGGGGCGTCCCTCGCCGACTTCGTCCGCGCCGCGGCCCTGACCGTGCGCAACCGCAAGCCCTGCGCCTTCATCCACCTGGCCGAACGCGCAGACGAACTGCTCCATCTGCTGCGCCAGGCGCGGCTCCAGCCCAAGGAAATCCTCTTCGTCCACCCGAATCTCCACAGCCCCGCCCGTCTGGCGCTGGTGCGCTCCCTGAAGAACGGCGGCCCGGGCCTGACCGTGGCCGCGCCGCTCAGCCTGCACGAAGGGGAGGGGGAGAGTTCCCGGCTGACAGCCGGCGCCCTGGCTTTCTGCCCCCGCCTGGCCTGCAACGCGGGCGGCGGCGAGGGCGGGGCGCAGGGCAAAAAAAACCCCGCGTGA
- a CDS encoding CBS and ACT domain-containing protein encodes MIIKDWMTKDVITVDPETSMMRAAKLMKEKGIRRLPVVDDKGKVVGMLSDRDVKEASPSKATTLDVHELYYLLSEIKVKNIMSPNPLTILDTDTVVKCAAIMHDKKISGLPVLNEQGELVGIMTQNEVYRVLLSITGIYHGGIQIGLKLPDQRGTLKEVLDCLRGHKARVISILTSYDKVEDGYRQVFLRVMDMEKSVLNELKKELSEKYDLMFWVRDSIN; translated from the coding sequence ATGATTATCAAGGACTGGATGACCAAGGACGTGATCACGGTGGACCCCGAAACCTCCATGATGCGCGCAGCCAAGCTGATGAAGGAAAAGGGCATTCGCCGCCTGCCCGTGGTCGACGACAAGGGCAAGGTCGTCGGCATGCTGAGCGACCGCGACGTGAAGGAAGCTTCGCCCTCCAAGGCCACGACCCTGGACGTGCACGAGCTCTACTACCTGCTCTCGGAGATCAAGGTCAAAAACATCATGAGCCCCAATCCGCTGACCATCCTGGACACGGACACGGTCGTGAAATGCGCGGCTATCATGCACGACAAGAAGATCTCCGGCCTGCCCGTCCTGAACGAGCAGGGGGAACTCGTGGGCATCATGACCCAGAACGAGGTCTACAGGGTGCTGCTGAGCATCACCGGCATCTACCACGGCGGAATCCAGATCGGCCTCAAGCTGCCGGACCAGCGCGGGACCCTCAAGGAAGTGCTCGATTGCCTGCGCGGCCACAAGGCCAGGGTCATCTCCATCCTGACGTCCTACGACAAGGTCGAGGACGGATACAGGCAGGTCTTCCTGCGCGTCATGGACATGGAAAAATCCGTGCTGAACGAACTGAAGAAGGAACTGAGCGAGAAGTACGACCTCATGTTCTGGGTCCGGGACAGCATCAACTAG
- a CDS encoding carbon-nitrogen hydrolase family protein, protein MKVAAVQMATIPGDVQGNLDAIAAHARAGAEAGCRLLLFPEIADLGYDMPVIGQLGGSSWPLVRQRLLGLAAECGVCLVCGVCLPGEDGIFNALVAFGPRGTILAQYRKVHLFKGGDADETRVFIPGRKLVTFDLDGVRFGLAVCYDLRFPELFRTMALSGCHALLLASAWPRARIGVWEPLCVARAVENQCCLLGANKVGKQGAFPFGGRSIFVTPTGEVTVADERSEGLVPGHVDLQTVLEIRRTIPALNHRRPDVYAEVPDNSAEIL, encoded by the coding sequence ATGAAAGTCGCCGCAGTTCAAATGGCCACAATCCCCGGCGACGTGCAGGGCAACCTGGACGCCATCGCCGCCCATGCCCGCGCCGGAGCCGAGGCCGGTTGCCGGCTCCTGCTCTTCCCCGAAATTGCCGATTTGGGGTACGACATGCCCGTCATCGGCCAGCTCGGAGGCAGCTCGTGGCCCCTGGTCCGGCAACGCCTCCTCGGCCTGGCCGCCGAATGCGGGGTCTGCCTGGTCTGCGGCGTCTGCCTGCCCGGGGAGGACGGGATCTTCAACGCCCTGGTCGCCTTCGGCCCCCGCGGGACCATCCTGGCCCAGTACCGCAAGGTCCACCTGTTCAAGGGCGGCGACGCCGACGAGACGCGCGTCTTCATCCCGGGCCGCAAGCTCGTAACCTTCGACCTGGACGGGGTGCGCTTCGGCCTGGCCGTCTGCTACGACCTGCGCTTCCCCGAACTTTTCCGGACCATGGCCCTGTCCGGCTGCCACGCTCTGCTGCTGGCCTCGGCCTGGCCCCGCGCGCGAATCGGCGTCTGGGAGCCCCTGTGCGTGGCCCGGGCCGTGGAAAACCAGTGCTGCCTGCTGGGCGCGAACAAGGTCGGAAAACAGGGCGCCTTCCCCTTCGGCGGCCGCTCGATCTTCGTCACCCCCACGGGCGAAGTCACGGTCGCGGACGAACGGAGCGAGGGGCTCGTCCCCGGGCACGTCGATCTTCAGACCGTCCTTGAAATCCGCCGGACGATACCTGCGCTGAACCACCGGCGCCCGGACGTGTATGCCGAAGTTCCGGACAATTCGGCAGAGATTCTTTGA
- the larC gene encoding nickel pincer cofactor biosynthesis protein LarC, producing the protein MNLGRNMPELHLDCPVGIAGDMFLAAMAGLGVDFEPLAEAFGRAGLEVSIVAGEARDKGVAGKRMEIGSAGAQPLRHLHDLTDMVRRMPLSEAVRAGAEAAFVRLAEAEAAIHGCGLEDVHFHEVGAVDTLVDVVGAFFALEALGVTRVTCSSLPWFTGTVRCAHGFMPLPAPATAMLLQGKPVYPTQFDREIITPTGALLLDRLVDDFAEGPTGRLLACGLGLGNMELGVVNGLRAFLLEAGGPVMERVMVLETNVDHLTGEEIGGVFGELLAAGALDVLFLPGVMKKNRPGGLLQILCRPEDLARIRDLAFAQTMSLGLRITETRRAVLPRAATTCPTPWGDLPAKETTVDGERYARPEFEALQALARRTGRSVTQLRYLLSED; encoded by the coding sequence GTGAACCTGGGGAGAAACATGCCCGAGTTGCATCTTGATTGTCCAGTCGGCATTGCCGGCGACATGTTCCTGGCGGCCATGGCCGGTCTGGGCGTTGATTTTGAGCCCTTGGCGGAGGCCTTCGGTCGGGCCGGGCTGGAGGTGTCCATCGTCGCCGGGGAGGCGCGGGACAAGGGTGTCGCGGGCAAGCGCATGGAGATCGGTTCCGCCGGGGCGCAACCTCTGCGCCATCTGCACGACCTGACGGACATGGTCCGCAGGATGCCCCTGTCCGAGGCCGTCAGGGCCGGGGCCGAAGCCGCCTTCGTCCGCCTGGCCGAGGCGGAGGCCGCGATCCACGGCTGCGGCCTTGAGGATGTTCACTTTCACGAGGTTGGGGCCGTGGACACCCTGGTCGATGTGGTCGGCGCCTTCTTCGCCCTGGAAGCCCTCGGCGTGACGCGCGTGACCTGTTCGAGCCTGCCCTGGTTCACGGGCACCGTGCGCTGCGCCCATGGCTTCATGCCGCTGCCCGCACCGGCCACGGCCATGCTCCTGCAGGGCAAGCCAGTCTATCCCACGCAGTTCGACAGGGAGATCATCACCCCCACCGGCGCGCTGCTGCTGGACCGCCTGGTCGACGATTTCGCCGAGGGGCCCACGGGCCGCCTGCTGGCCTGCGGCCTGGGCCTGGGAAACATGGAACTCGGGGTGGTCAACGGACTGCGCGCCTTCCTGCTTGAAGCCGGCGGCCCTGTCATGGAGCGGGTCATGGTCCTGGAGACTAACGTGGACCACTTGACCGGGGAGGAAATCGGGGGGGTGTTCGGGGAATTGCTGGCGGCCGGGGCCTTGGACGTGCTCTTCCTGCCCGGCGTAATGAAGAAGAATCGCCCCGGAGGGCTGCTGCAGATCCTGTGCAGGCCCGAGGATCTGGCGCGCATCAGGGACCTGGCCTTTGCTCAGACCATGAGCCTGGGCCTGCGCATCACCGAGACGCGTCGGGCCGTGCTGCCCCGCGCCGCGACCACCTGCCCCACTCCCTGGGGCGACCTGCCCGCCAAGGAAACGACCGTGGACGGCGAACGCTACGCGCGCCCCGAGTTCGAGGCCCTGCAGGCCCTGGCCCGCCGCACGGGCCGCTCCGTGACCCAGCTGCGCTACCTCCTGAGCGAAGACTGA
- a CDS encoding YaiI/YqxD family protein codes for MSDAPAMRIWVDADACPRVVKDILYRAADKRGVSLVLVANSRFAVPKSERIEFLQVGSGFDKADEAIIHLAGDGDLVVTTDIPLAAGVIEKGGTGLSPRGEVFTAENIRGRLTMRDFMDELRGSGVMTGGPSALRPKDRQEFSNQLDRLLRARGY; via the coding sequence ATGAGCGACGCCCCCGCCATGCGCATCTGGGTGGACGCCGACGCCTGCCCCCGAGTCGTCAAGGACATCCTCTACCGGGCGGCCGACAAGCGTGGGGTCAGTCTCGTGCTGGTGGCCAACTCCCGCTTCGCGGTCCCCAAATCCGAGCGCATCGAATTTCTGCAGGTCGGCTCCGGCTTCGACAAGGCCGACGAGGCCATCATCCATCTGGCCGGTGACGGGGATCTGGTGGTCACGACAGACATCCCCCTGGCCGCCGGGGTCATCGAAAAGGGCGGCACGGGCCTGAGCCCCAGGGGCGAGGTCTTCACCGCCGAGAACATCCGCGGCCGCCTGACCATGCGCGATTTCATGGACGAGCTGCGCGGCAGCGGCGTCATGACGGGCGGGCCGTCGGCCCTGCGGCCCAAGGACCGGCAGGAGTTCTCCAACCAGCTGGACAGGCTTCTGCGGGCGCGGGGGTACTGA